The DNA region CCAGCACGACCTTGCCGACAGACTCCGCCCAGTGCGCGGTCGCTTCCCCGCCCTCCGGGAGGGTCACCGTCTCTGCTTGCGCGTCCGGCGCCGCTTCGATCTCGTTGAGCGCGACGACGGATGCCGGGGGGTTCAGCTGCTGGCCGACGAAGACGGCGCCCCAGCCGACTCCGACCAGGAGCACCAGAGAGGCAGCCAGCGTGAACCACGCTCGCGGTCGCCACCCGCCGGGCGCCGGCGCGCCGGTGCCGCCGGAGGAGGTGCGGCGAGGCGGCTCGGCCGGCGGCAGCGGACTGTCCGCCGCCGTGTCGGGCGAGAGCGGGGCGACCTCCACGGGCCGGCCGCTCCCGGCGATCTGCACGAGAAGCGCGGCGCGCACGCCCTGCGGGGGCTGGACCTCGACGACGGCCTCTGCCAGCAGCGCCGCGGTCGCGGCATCCGCTGTGACGTAGTGCTCCCACTCCGGATGCTGTCGCCGGGCGGCGCGGAACGCGTCGGTGTCCTCGGGTGACAGCGCGTGCAGCACGTAGCCTGCCGCCAGTTCGGCGAAGTCCTGCTCGTTCACGTCGTCACCCCCATTTCCACCCGCAGCCGGGACAAGCCGTCCCGCATTCTCGTTTTGATCGTCCCCAGCGGCGTCCCCATCAGTGCCGCGATCTCGCTCTGACTGTAACCGCCGTAATACGCAAGGGTCAGGGCCTCGCGCTGCGGGTCCGAGAGCGTTGCGAGGGCCTCTGACACACGTCGGCCCTCGATCCTCAGCTCCACCTCTTCGGCGACACCGTCATATGCCACGCCGATGTCCCGGAAGCCCGCCCGCACATCGCGATCGGTACTCGCCTGGGCGGACCGTACGCGGTCCACGGCACGGCGATGTGCGATCGTCAGCACCCACGATCTTCCCTGACCTTTGTTCGGAGCGAACCGGCCCGCGGATTGCCAGATCTCCAGGAACACCTCCTGCAGCACCTCTTCGCTCTGCGACCGGTCGACCAGCACGCGCAGGATCAGGCCGAAGACCCGCGGCGAGAGCATGTCATAGAGGCGGGCGAAGGCGACCTGGTCGCCGTCGGCAACACGCAGCAGCAGCTCGCCGGCATGGTCGACGACACCCGAGCCCTCATCGGGCACGTCCACGCCATCGATCACCACACTGAACAGCATGCCCCAGGACGGCCCTGCTCCCCGTGCGCGACGCGAGGGTTGACACACGGCGGTTGATGGGATCTGGATCCGCGACGCGTGTACATGACCGCTGTCAGCCCCCACACGGCTGCGAAACCGGCGGATTCCGGGCGGACGCCGATGCCCGTCCCATCCGATCCGGACCTCGCGCCGAAGACCTTGTGTAGGCCGCCTCGGTGGCCCACAGCACCGCTGGCCCTGCGACGCCGCATCGGCGACGCGAAACCTAGGAGGACATCATGTCCCGCAAGAAGCTGTACCTGCTCGCACTTCCGATCGCATTCGCCGCCGCCATCACCCTCAGCGCCTGTTCCTCGGGCGCGAGCACCACGACCGAGACCACCGCACCGCCCATGTCCGAGGAGAGCATGACGCCGGAGACCGAGATGGATCCGGCGGCCGACCTGGTCGGGGCCGGCTGCGCGGGCTACGCCGAGGCGGTGCCCGAGGGAGCGGGCTCGGTCGAGGGAATGTCGCAGGATCCCGTCGCCACCGCAGCATCGAACAACCCGCTGCTGACGACGCTGACCGCTGCGGTCTCGGGTCAGCTGAACCCGAACGTCAACCTGGTGGACACGCTCAACGGAGACGAGTTCACGGTCTTCGCGCCGGTCGATGACGCGTTCGCGAAGATCGACCCGGCCACCATCGAGGTGCTCAAGACCGACAGCGATCTGCTGACGTCGATCCTGACGTATCACGTCGTTCCCGGTCAGGTCGCACCGGACGACGTCGCCGGCACGCACACCACGGTCAACGGCGCAGACCTCGAGGTCACCGGCAGCGGAGACGACCTGATGGTCAACGGCGAGGCCGCCGTCATCTGCGGTGGCGTCAAGACTGCCAACGCGACCGTCTACCTCATCGACACGGTGCTGATGCCGCCGGCGATGTAACCAGACCGCCGGCTGAGCCGGCATCCCGGGGGGCGGAGCGACCGCCGACGCTTGCGAGGTGGCGTCGGCGGTCGCTCTGGTCGTGCACCCCACCCGCTCCCCTGTCACGACACGCCGCAGCTGTTCGCAGATCGTGACAGCCGAACGCGTGAGTGCGATGCTGCGAGGCATGGTCCCAGCCGAAGTAGGCTGGAGGTCGCGGGCCTCTAGCTCAGTCGGTAGAGCATCGGACTTTTAATCCGCGGGTCGTGGGTTCGAGCCCCACGGGGCCCACTCGCGCGAAGGGACGCCCCTCAGGGTGTCCCTTCCGTCATGCCGGGGCCGCGCAGATGCCGGGCGCCGGTCACAGCGCACGGAGCATCTCACGCTCCACACCGTTCGGCCCGGCCGAGGTCATCCCCGTGGCGACGAACCCGACCCGGGCATAGGCGGCCTGCGCACGGGCGTTGTCCTCGTGTACGTCGAGGGCGAGTTCGCGCTGCCCCTGATCACCGGCCCATTCGGCCGCGGCATCCATCAGGGCGGAGAGGATGCCGCCGCCGCGGTGAGACGGACGGATGTAGACGGCGACCACCAGAGCGCGACCTGCGACGTGCGGGCGACCGAAGTAGTCCACCCCTCCGGGTTCGGGAATCAGCACCGTCGCAGTGCCCACCCAATCGCGGCCGGCCTCGGCGATGAACTGCGCCGAGAACTCGCCGAGCGCCGCACCGGCCGCCCGTTCCTGCCAGAACGCCGCGGGACGCGCCTGAGCCTGATCATGCGTCTCCAGGAAGGCGATGCCCGCGGCCGGGTCGCGGAGCGCCTCGAGCCGGATGCTGCGCACCCGATCCGCCTCGCTCAGCCGCACGCGACGCACCGCTGCGGAATCAGGCACGTGAGTCGAGGAGGACGGCGCCGGCGTGGGCAATCTCGGCGAGTGCCCTTTCGCTGGAGTCCGGATGGACACCGGCCACCAGATCGGTGAAGACCCGCACACGGCGGCCATGCTCTATGG from Microbacterium sp. zg-B185 includes:
- the sigK gene encoding ECF RNA polymerase sigma factor SigK encodes the protein MLFSVVIDGVDVPDEGSGVVDHAGELLLRVADGDQVAFARLYDMLSPRVFGLILRVLVDRSQSEEVLQEVFLEIWQSAGRFAPNKGQGRSWVLTIAHRRAVDRVRSAQASTDRDVRAGFRDIGVAYDGVAEEVELRIEGRRVSEALATLSDPQREALTLAYYGGYSQSEIAALMGTPLGTIKTRMRDGLSRLRVEMGVTT
- a CDS encoding GNAT family N-acetyltransferase; translated protein: MPDSAAVRRVRLSEADRVRSIRLEALRDPAAGIAFLETHDQAQARPAAFWQERAAGAALGEFSAQFIAEAGRDWVGTATVLIPEPGGVDYFGRPHVAGRALVVAVYIRPSHRGGGILSALMDAAAEWAGDQGQRELALDVHEDNARAQAAYARVGFVATGMTSAGPNGVEREMLRAL
- a CDS encoding fasciclin domain-containing protein — encoded protein: MSRKKLYLLALPIAFAAAITLSACSSGASTTTETTAPPMSEESMTPETEMDPAADLVGAGCAGYAEAVPEGAGSVEGMSQDPVATAASNNPLLTTLTAAVSGQLNPNVNLVDTLNGDEFTVFAPVDDAFAKIDPATIEVLKTDSDLLTSILTYHVVPGQVAPDDVAGTHTTVNGADLEVTGSGDDLMVNGEAAVICGGVKTANATVYLIDTVLMPPAM
- a CDS encoding anti-sigma factor is translated as MNEQDFAELAAGYVLHALSPEDTDAFRAARRQHPEWEHYVTADAATAALLAEAVVEVQPPQGVRAALLVQIAGSGRPVEVAPLSPDTAADSPLPPAEPPRRTSSGGTGAPAPGGWRPRAWFTLAASLVLLVGVGWGAVFVGQQLNPPASVVALNEIEAAPDAQAETVTLPEGGEATAHWAESVGKVVLVTDGLPEIAEDKSYELWFVRDGDPISAGVFAADDGSATALLSGAMEPGDVIAVTVEVAGGSPTGLPTSDPIVAIPTQDS